aattaaacaaagttatagtatacaagcagataattGACAAACAGTTCTAAACATAtataggcgagttgtgcatattcacattggttgatcgttgtggtatgctttattaaagagatgggtcttcagtaaaatGTGTTAATTAAGTTTTGAAGCCCCCCCGACAAAATCTGAACGTTGAAAGCACAGAAAAACAGGGCACTGAAAccaattttattttccttctgaGCGGTTCAGAACCTGAATTCATACCACAGGTGAATTTAGAAAATCCAGTATTATTTGAAGAGAAGGGGAGCTGTTCTAGGTACCGGGGAGAAGAAAGGTGGGGCTGGAACTCGTCTGGGATTAATACTATTGGTGGAAGCTAGCTGTCACTCAAGTGAGGTCAGTGCGGGAGGGGCGAGGACTAGTAAAACCTGCTAATTGTGTTAGGGGGTCTGATCTCAGCTGTACCTGGGTTTTAGCCAATCGGGCGATGTGGAGATGCGCGACCTTGCAGTTTATTTTTAGCGGACTTAAACAAATCAGCTGGACGGGCTCCTGGGACAAGACTGCAGACAGGTCTGGTATGAAATTGACAGGTTCGGTTTTGGAGTACGGTGTGATTCAGAGAGCGGGGGGAAGGAGGTGCGAGGCGAAAATACTGGAGAGGCATCATCCCGAGCTCCCTGGCTGTGCGTCAGAGTGATCAGGGTGGGAATGGGGGTCATTAATGTTACCCTGTTCCCCACCTGTGTGTCGGCGAGTGATCAGGGTGGGAATGGGGGTCATTAATGTGAGTAGTGGAAGTGATCAGGGTGGGAATGGGGGTAGCTGTCCTTAGAGAAGAGTGTGAGTAGTGGCAGTCTTGAAGGATAAGTAAAACCAACCTGCAGCCCAGTACAAAGAACAggagtctcatttcatgtccagTTTTTCTCCAGTCCAGCCTAAACCTCAGTAAAGCTAGGCTCAGGGACTTGTGCAGGTTTCTCGGGTGGCGGGCATAGtaaggtttgtttgtttaagtGAGATGAGACAGGACCATAACTCACCGAGAAGAAAGAGGGCTGAAAGGGGGCGATGTCTTTATTACCTCCATCTCAAATCCCGGAGGGGGTCTCCTGATGCACCTTAAGGAACTTGTGAGCTCACATTCAGTTTCACACAAGCGTAGACCTAACGATGTGGGGGAGACTGGGAGCATAAGCTCAgatttatgattattattattggtCAGTTTTGAAAGAAGCTGGTTAACTCATTCCAGATATTCCTGGATCGTCTGTAAATAATTTGAAAATGTTATAGCCAGTTTTCCAGAACGGTGTCGCGGTTTAGGACCTGCTTTTGACACAATTCTTGGGAAGTTGCAAgccacctttttttctttctgcaaCTCCTCATGAGAGGATGGAATATAAGATATCAGAAGTAAAATCGCTACTTGTTAACAGTTAATTCACTTTCTTCACTGCTCTAACTCCCGTTCATAGTGGCTGTAAGCACCAAAGGTACAGTTTAAGTAGTTGATTAACATGAAGTTAGAAAGAGATTATCTGCTTTAACGCTTTGAGTCAGGCAGGAATTTGCTAAAGTTCCTTAAATCTTCAAGAAAACTTGGTTACAGCCATAATAACATTAATGCTgtataaaaataaagaattattTTGGACTCCTGTTTGAGTATGAATTTTAAATTGGGAAGTATCTAGAATTTATATATGGCTCTTGTTTCCTTGCTCATGCCTTCTTATTTCTGGGACCAAGATAGTTCTCGCCTAACCATCCCATCCTGGTGGATTATGGGACTTGCacgcagcactgatttcaatgggcactGCAAATCCcgcactgctttgggatgcaagttcaaaaccagggctgGCCAAAATGTCTCCAGCTTGGAACCGggcaacttggcatctctgacatTAGTTTGATGGGAGGGAGACCATCGCTCTTACCCAGCGGCTGCAGTGATCTGCCTAcagtaggggttctcaaccccatCCTCCGAACCAGTGGCATagtcagaagtccatttgggggggggggggcatggattcTTCATCTCTCACATGCCAAACCCATTCCTTTGCCGCTGGGACtgccaaaccccaccagctgaagaggtctgTGCGAATCCTCACTTGTGCAGCTAGAGCAGCATTCAGTTGGTGGCATGCTTCAGCTGTCAACGCTGGTATTCCTACGCATGCTTAGTTCAGCATCAGCCACTCCTATGCGCCAGTTGACTTAAGCCTGCTCAGACAGGACGAGCAGGGATTTACATGGGAgacctctttggctggtggggcttggacatCTCTGCCAGCCATTAAAGCGGAGGGGGCTTGaatccaaagtggggggggggcccaggccactGAGGCCCCCACTGGCTATGCCGCTGCTGCAAGCACAcctgccggtcaggttttcaggatatccacaatgaatatgcatgagataaatttgcatatcattaacaacaatgacttgGGAATTACCTCTTACCAACCTTCTTATCCTCcgtgctcttcccctacctcttctttatcgctccacctccttacctatccctatcctttctctcatacctcttttatcccatttaccccttgttcatttgtcctaccgtatacctcctttgttgattttgatactacagattgtattctcttgttactatgtaagccgcattgagcctgcgatgggcgggaaagcacggggtacaaatgtaataaataaataaatatactaccTTTATTCTAtgtaatctatctcatgcatattcattgtggatatcctgacaacctgattggtgggtgtgtcccaaggactggattgagaaactCTGCATTACAGGGTTGACGTTTATTTTTCTTCCCTGTTTTTCTTGCAAGCTATTATGAAGCATCAAAGATGGCGAAACGCCAGAGGTGACTGCATCTATGTTACTGCAGCATtaacggggctcattttcaaagcacatagacttacaaagttgcatacgTAAGTCTATgtgtttgaaaatgagctccaaaatGTGTTGGGATTGTATTTGGATGAAATACAGGGGAAGCCACATCTGTATTGTTATTCTCACCCATGTAGCTTCTGGCAAGTGATTCTGCAGACAGAGAGGGGTTGGTATTCAACCGGTGATTGCTCGACATTTTGCTGATCGTCACCGgtgttatgcctggaaattcagtgcatGGTCATGTCTGGCTTCCGCATTGAGGGgcttttttacaaaggcacgctgaaaaatgacctgcagtagtgtagacacatgttgtgggcgcgtgcagaatcacttttctgtgcacctgtaaaaatgcctttttaaaatgtttttccaaaaatagacacgcagcaaaatgaaaattgctgtgcatccatttgggtctgagaccttaccgccagccattgacctagcagtaaagtctcgtggtaactgggcggtaatgacctaggtgcgtcaaatgccacttggcacgcccAATACcccgtgtccaaaaataaaaattattttcagatgcgcgtatcatatgcacgccaaaaatgaaattaccacaagggccgcactgtagccgggcggtaagtccattttggtgcgtgttgggcacgcttaagcggcttagtaaaagggcccctgaatttccGAGTTTGTGGAGCCAACTAAAGCATAAGCCAATTAAGtgtgattttcagcacttaagcgACTATGGGGCaacatataaagataggactgacttttatatggtcctatttatgtggttaccatCCCCAGAATTGCTCCCCGTATAGAGGTGCTAACTTGACATTTGTTTGCAACACTTCCTGGTTatctgccactgaaaatgaccagttagttcCAAACCAGctgggagccatttctggccggttaaatcactttgaatatcgacccagaCGTGCCTGGAAAGCTGAATACAGGTGCCAATGCATAATCTATATGAAGTTTGCTAAACTCCATGCAGTTTAAATGTCCCAAAGAAGTAAAGAAAAACATGGAGGCTGTGTTATAGACCGTTGATATCacaaaccatttatttatttatacaatctCCTCAACAACCGTTGTGTTTAattatcaatctttattaaatgtttaaaTCAAATTATAATCTTGCCATCCATATTTTAAAACCTTTTCACACAAACCACCAATCACATCTCACTCTTACTCCCATTCACACTAAACAAAATAGGAAGAGTGAGATGCGATTGGTGGTTTGTGTGAAAAGGTTTTAAAATATGGATGCCAAGATTATAATTTGAtttaaacatttaataaagattgataatTAAACACAACGGTTGTTGAAGAGACTGTATGATATACAAATTGCAAACGATTATTGAGTATCTACCTAGAAAATaactttagttatttatttatttatggtatttataccccacattatcctaaaCTGGCTCGAGTTCAGTGAATATGAAGATGTTTACTACCAATTAGCTGAGTGGCAGAAAATGAtgtccaaaatatatatatttttttctgaaaatcagAAACTTATTACTTTTTCGATTTCAGGAACCCTGAGAGCTACTTTCACATTCGTCTTCAAAGAGGTTCCTTGAATTCAAAGTTGAACCAAAGCCTGGCTTAGAATAAAGGACTAGTTCATCTGTAGCAGGTCTCAGTGCTGCATGCAGGGGCTAAAGCCAGAAATGAGCCAGTGAGAGGTATCTTGTGCTGCGGCTGAGCTGGGCTGGGCTCCTTCTCATTCCTTTATTAACAGCTTCCAAGAAATCTTGCCAGGACTCCGCGAACTTCATTCCCAGCCCTGAAACCTGCCTAAAGTAATCAGATTCACCAACCAAGACCATCCTGCAGGGAACGAGACTTCAACTAGCTGGACGTGGCTCGTCCATAGGACTTTCCCCCGGAGCTCCCCTCCTTAAAGCCGTAGCAAGATGCTGAGAATGGGACATGAAGAACTGCAGCTGGGATCCAGCCGATCGGAACTCACTGTCGCTGGCAGCTATAGCCGGGTATCTTCAGAGAAGGAGCAACTCGGAGCTGCCAAGGACGTCAGTGGACCAGGGGGGGAGCAGCACCTGCTGCGGAGCAAGATCAACAACCGGGAACGGAGGAGGATGCAGGATCTAAACATGGCCATGGATGCCCTGCGGGAGGTGATCCTGCCGTATTCAGCTGCCCATTGCCACAGCTCACCCGGCAGGAAGCTCTCTAAGATTGCTACACTGCTTCTGGCTCGCAATTATATTGTGCTGCTGGGCAGCTCATTGCAGGAACTGCGACGACTCCTAGGTGAGCTCAGTGGCCCTGCTGCCCCACGTCTGCTGCTGCCCCTTTTTGCTGCTCCGGGATCTGTATTTCTCGGGGCCCCGGAGCCTCTTCGTTGCAACAAGTACTTGTCCGTGGCCCTGGAAGAGCCGGGCCGCCCGCAGTACCAACTGCCACAGACAGGGGGCACACTCTGCGGCTGTGCAGTCTGCAGACTGCCTGCTTTTCTACCCCTGGCACCACTGTCCAAGTAAAAAAACCTCTCCCCCAGGATATAGACAGTGTATGGGCATGGCAGGGGCCACGAAGCAAGGCCCCAATGAactggaagggggaccctggcAGGCTGGAACGCTGCAGAAAGGAGACCTTCATAACACAAAATGAACTGCAATGCCTCCATCACTTGTATACCTAAGATTCTCCTGAGAGGAACGATAGATTGCTCCCTGCTTATCTACAAGCGTACTGTTTGAATCCTGAGAAGCCAGCCTCACCTTTACCATCAGCTACAGTGACAGGACAGGACAGGCACAGCCACTTGTGACTATCAAACCTCAGGCTTTCCTGCTCTGTCATTATCATTCTGTTATACTGTTAATTCTCTGCCCCTATTCTGAACCTGCTGATCCTATGTGCAGTCCTTTCTCACAAActgtagatttaaaaaaaagagagagagaaattcatTGCACTGGAGACTTTAAATtttccactttttaaatgttgatgggtTCAGACTTGCTCTTTCAGGAAACAGGAAAgtatgtgattttttttgtttgtttcaaaaaATTATCTTGGTTTTAAAGCTATATCTTTGAATAATAGTTGGAGATCTATGAATGGTATTGTTGAATGTGTGTTTATAGTGTCTTTGTGTAACCGTAGTGTTAGTGATAATCATGATTTCATTGCATGTGAGTATCAGTACTATCTATATGACATGATAACCCGCTAAGAATTTTAAGATTGGTGGGCTAGAAATGTTACGAACAAAAGAAATTTTGCATTGCACCAGCAGCCCCAAAATATTTCAGGTGTGGAGGGGGATAGCGGCCCATATATTTCTGATACTCAAGTTGTATTTCTTGAATGTAAATCctaaaagttaaaaataaaactgCCACATGGTTTCTAATTGGCCTTCTCATGTTTAACTTATTGCATACAATATACTGTAAACATTAGttccttttatttaaaaaaaaaaacactgagaaACAGGTATCAGGTCAGTGATAGATGAGATCTGTAGGAGAAGGAAGTAGCAGGCATACATTCAGAgacctctttgccggaggatatggtatcagcggttagtgtatctgggttttaaaaaggtttggacaaattcctggaggaaaagtccatagtctgctattgagacagacatgggaagcaactgcttgccctgggatttgtagtatggagtgttgccacaatttgggtttctgccaggtacttgtgacctggcttggccactgtttggaaaacaggatactgggctagatggacctttggtctgacccagtgtggctgctCTTATGTATATGTTCTTATGACCATAACATTACTGATCACCCTAAATGGTTATTGCGTAGAGCTTTGAAATTACCAAATCGAAAGCAAACTATAACTAGCATCGTTATTTCATTGCAATCCTTTAAAATCTTGTTCTGGAAAGAACTGCGGAGTTACTAGACAACAGAAAATCTTAGCAAATGCCAGCCTTTAAGTTGCTTAGTGGAAGGTGTAGTTTTTGTAGACAGAGGTTAACACAGCAGTCAGTTTCTCCAAAGGAGCACCTGAACCGATTCTAAGCTCTGTTGCCTCTTCTGTTCATCTCCTTTCAAAACCTCCTTTATTTAGTgtttgccatttaaaaaaaaatgttttcactttaagggccccttttactaaggcagacTAGCGGATATAGCCTGTGCTaacaattagtgtgcgctaaattctaagacacccataggaatatagggggaaattctatactgGGCGGTtagaaaatcagcacagaaaacatttatgcctaagcatattctatatggggcacctatatttaggcacggtatatagaatacgcttaattgataTATCAGTTGCCTAAAAttacacgcctccatttacaccagtgaaaatgtagcataaatcccggagagtagatttatttatttatttaattttatttgtaccatttgtatcccacattttcccacccattagcaggctcaatgtggcttacataataccgtaaaggcgatcgccaagtccagtagatattaaacaaatacagtttaaaagaagggtcaggtaaggttagggtatacaAGTACAACAAGGGTCAAGGAATATACAGTCCATTACGATGTGAGGTTTtgaaggcatttaagttggatcagtagagtAGGCCTTGCAAAGCAGGTttttaatgatcgcctgaagtttagatggtcatggatcgttttcactctctttggtagtgcattccacatttgtgtacctaagtagGGAAATTGgaggcataggtagatttgtatctgagtccaatgcagcttcgATAGTGGCGGTTCAGATAGGAACGTGACGCTCTGGTTCTGGTCAGAAGATCTATCAGGTCAACCATGTATCCCGGGGTTTCACCGTAGatcatctttttttaaatttttgttacatttgtaccctgcactttcccactcatggcaggctcaatgcggcttacatggggcaatggagggttaagtgacttgcccagagtcacaaggagctgcctgtgccaggaatcgaactcagttcctcagttccctaggaccaaagtccaccaccctaaccactaggccactataatcttgtggaccaaagagcaaatatttaggcacattgggccatattctataactacacatgtaaattttggaacacccacgaaatgcccatttccccgcctataaccacaccccttttgccggtgttacagaataagcttagcaagttctgcatgtaaattctaattattgccaattagtgctcattatcatttaagtgctgttaatgctgattggcttgttaagctaattaagttatgcacgttgttacagaatacacttggatttcagagcaGAATGCtgggcgtgctatatagaatccagggacaatgggcatcttagcatttagtgcacactaattttttagCATGTTCTAAATCCACTAGC
This portion of the Microcaecilia unicolor chromosome 4, aMicUni1.1, whole genome shotgun sequence genome encodes:
- the OLIG1 gene encoding oligodendrocyte transcription factor 1 produces the protein MLRMGHEELQLGSSRSELTVAGSYSRVSSEKEQLGAAKDVSGPGGEQHLLRSKINNRERRRMQDLNMAMDALREVILPYSAAHCHSSPGRKLSKIATLLLARNYIVLLGSSLQELRRLLGELSGPAAPRLLLPLFAAPGSVFLGAPEPLRCNKYLSVALEEPGRPQYQLPQTGGTLCGCAVCRLPAFLPLAPLSK